GTCTTGAGTTTACAAAATATGTCTCTCTTAAATCTAACCATAGCTCACATGCAAATGAACTTGTTATTAGAACAGGGCAATTATTAGCTATTCTTCTAATACTTCTAGTACCACATGGATCTATTGTAAATGGCTTTAACTCTATAGATTCGCAACTTATCAAATCAATACCTGCTTTTAAGTATTCATTTTTTAATAGCACATAATCTTTTTTTGATTTAGTTAGAAGTACTTTCATTTATCTTGGATTTGAATTATCAATATTTCAATTATAACTTTTACAACATTCTTTAATATTATTTATAAAATGTTGACACTAACTAATCCTTTGAACCTAAATAATGTTGAGTTAGGAAAAACAATTTGGGTATCTATTAACTATTTTTATTAAATCCAATAATTATATTGTAAATAGTGATGTTTTTATTTCCAATTAAATAAATGGGATTTTTGTTATTAGAGCATCTGATATTTTTAGATTTTCATGATTAACATTTACATTCAATTCAGGGATGGCATATTTTGTTTTAATATAACCTAAACAAATTGTTTTATTAAGCTTAGGGGAGAAGCAGATTGAAGTTATAGTTCCTATTCTTGCATCATCATCTATTGAGTTTATAGTCAATAAATCATATTCATGATCCTTTACATTTTGATTTAGAACTAATCCACAAAGATGTCTTTGAACTTTATCATAAGTGTCTAATCGAGCAATCACTTCTTGCCCAATATAACATCCTTTTGTCCACGAAATTAAATTAGTTATTCCGGCTTCAAGTGGATTATAATTCTCGTTTAGTTCAGAACCAAATGTAGGCAAACCTGCTTCAATTCTAAAGGTTAAGTAAGTTTCATTATCTATTTCAGGGATTACTTCTGAAATAATATTTGTTAAAAAATCATAAATTTCGATAGGTAATATAATTGAAAAAGAGGTTGCTCCAGTAAATCTGTTTGAACGAATAATAAATGCTTCTTTTTCAGCAATAAAAATTGTAGCATATTTACCTTTGTCTGGAGGAGTAACTCCAAAAAGTGAAGTAACTATTTCACTAGTGTCATCTCCAAAAATTGAAATTACTTTATAGTCTTTTGATATATTTTTAGTCTTAAAATCATCCATTATAGTATACTTTTCTAACCATGAAATCGTGTTTTCAGCTGTAATGGAATCTGGAGTTACCATAATAATTTGATCTTTAAATGCTAATATCCGAAGTATGGAAAAAATTCTTCCTTTATCTGTTGTTAAAATATTTTCTACTTCATCACCTTGTTTTAAATCCCTTGTTGAATTAGTTGATAACCGATGTAATAGATCTAGCCTATCATTCCCTGTTCCAAGAATTAACCCTCTGTTATGTTTTACAAAAACAGATTTAGATTGTGCTAAATTGTATAATGATAAGTTTGGAGAAATTACTTTCATAAATTATTCTTACTGTAAATGAAAAAGTTCTTGATTATTATTTTATTTATTGCTAATTATCATTTTATAATTGCTTGGCAACAGAGAGTGACTTATAAAATGGATATTACATTAGATGCACTTGAACATCAGTACAAAGGTACTCAAAAACTAACTTATACAAATAATTCCTCTGATACTTTAAACAAAGTATTTTATCATCTTTATTACAATGCTTTTCAAAAAGGAAGTATGATGAGTATTTATAATAAAGAACATTTATTAGAAGATAACAATAAATCTATTTCAGACTTTGAGAATATACCTAAAGACGAAGCAGGATTAGTATCAGTTGATTCACTCAAGCAAAACGGTAAATTAATTTCATTCACAATTGTAGGAACTATTTTAGAAGCTAAGCTAAATACTCCTTTATTACCAGGAGATTCAACATTTCTTGAGATGGAATGGATAACTATAATTCCAAAATTTAAACGAAGAGCAGGATGGATGAATAGCGAAGGTGTTGAATTTTCAATGGCTCAGTGGTACCCAAAACTCGCTGAATATGATTATAGTGGTTGGCATAATGAAGAGTACATTAGAGGTGAGTTTTATGGAGTATGGGGAGATTTTGATGTAACAATTAAATTACCTTCAGATTTTATTGTTGGTTCAACTGGTGCAATTCAAAATCCAGAAGAAGTTAAATGTGGTTATGAGTTTAGCAATAAAGATACGATTTTAATTCCTAAAGATAAAGGTAAGGGTTTTAAAACTTGGCATTTTAAGGCAGAGAATGTTCATGATTTTGCTTGGGTAGCAGATAGAGAATATATTCATCAAATATCTCATTTAAACAATGTTGTAATTCATTTACTCTATAAAAAAAATGCAAGAGATTTTTGGTTTAAAGTATCTGATTGGACAAAAAAGATTTTGAGTTTTTACAATAATCTTTTAGGAAAGTATGAATACAATCAAATAACAATTTCCATGGCAGGGGATAGGGGTATGGAGTATCCTCAATTAGTTATGATTACTGGATTTCGGCCTGAAAAATCATTAGCAGGTGTTTTGGCTCATGAAATTGGTCATCAATGGTTTTACGGTATGGTTGGAAACAATGAAACTCAGGAAGCATGGTTAGATGAGGGGTTTACAAATTTTATTTCTACTGAGGTAAAAAGTAAATCTTTAATGTTAACTGATACAACAAACCCATATACTGGATTTGATAAAATTGTTTACAATTGGGATAATGAACCGTGGAGAGATTTACAAGGATATTATAATTTGTCTGAGTTTGGATTTGATGAGCCATTGAGCACATATCATGATAAATTTAAAAATAATTCCAATTCTGAAATTGTATATTCAAAGGGTGAAACTGTACTCCGTCAGTTAAGATATTTTTTAGGAGATAATGTTTTTTGGACTGGAATGAAATTATATGTTACGAGTTGGAAATTTCATCATCCAACTTTAAGAGATTTTGAACTATGCATGGAAAATGCAAGTGGTGTAAAATTAGATGATTTTTTTAATAATTGGATTGGTACAACTAAAAAATGTGATTATTCTTTAAATAATTTACAATCAAATAAAACTATTGGAGGGTTTCTAACATCAATTGAAATCTCAAAAAATGGAGAAATTAGTATGCCATTAGATATACTTTTAACTTATAGTGATGGCTCAACTTCATCAGCATTAGTACCATTAGAGAATTATTATAAAGATAATATTTATTTTAGATTACCACCTTGGAGGAGTGTTTCAAAAGAATATCAAACTAAATTTATAACACCTAAAGAAGTTGTAAAAGCTGAAATTGATCATTCATTAATGTTAGCTGATTTAGACAGAACTAACAATGTTGCAACAACCGATTTAATTTCAAATTTATTACCAAATGTTCAAACAGCTATCTATAAAAGATGGGATTTGAAAAGACCACTTTCATCTTACTCTATAAGATTTAGACCTTCATTATGGTATTCAGATTTTGATGGTGTTCAAATAGGCTTTATTGCAGATGGGGGTTATGTGTTCAATAAATACAACTCGAAAATTGGATTGTATTACAATTTCAAATCAAATAGAATTGATTATGATTTGCAATACTCAACAAGAGTAAATGAATTAGGACGTGATGCTAAATTGAACTTAGGATTGACGAATTATTTTGGCAATCAAATTTGGGATATTGGTTTTGATAAAATTATTAGAGAAGAATTAAATTCAAAATCTATAAACACAATTGGTATTAAAGCAACTCGAAATTATAATTTAATTTTAGAAAATGATAATGTAAATTATATAACTCTGTATCATAAATTTTCAAATTCTTCTAATAAATTAAGTATAAAAACAACATCAAAGTTCTTCTCTAGTTTTTTGAGTCAGAATTCATTTTTACAATGGACAATTGATGTAAAGTTAAATTTTTTAATTAATAAGTTTCAACTTGAAGGTAATTTCTTTACTGGGGTTTCCACAGGTGATTTACCAAATCTTTTTAAATTTAATTTAGCTGGTTCAAGAGAATTAGAGATTCAAGATAATGTAGTTCATAACTTAGTAAAAAACATAAATCCAAAATTTATGCAATCAATTGGATTAATTCTTCCACAACAAGGTTTTATGCCTTCTTTGGGTAGTGATTCTACTGGTAACAATTTCGCCGATAATATAATTGGCTGTAAAATTACTTTGAATGATTTGCTTAAGAGCAATGCAATTACTAAAATAAAATGGTTTGATTTTGGCTTATATAGTGGCTTAGGAGTTGTTTTTAATAATTTTAAGAGTGTATCTATAAATGATATTAACTTCGAAATTGGAGCTACTGCATATTTAAAACCACTACTTCTACTTCCAAATGTTATTGAGGACGCAATAAATTCTCCAAATGATATAAAGTTAATGATTTGGTTTCCAGCTTACACAATATCTAGAACTAATACTAATATTTCTGGAATTAAATTTGGGGTAAGTATCTCAAATTAGAGACATATATTTTTTTTAATAATCTTAAATAATTTGAACCTATATTTTAAATTTTTTAACCAATGATTAATTTAATTTATTTAAAAAGTAAATTTGAAAGGTTTTTTCAATCTATTATTCTTCTTTTTTAGATTATTGAAGTGAACATTATTATACCACTAAGTCCTTACTCATTTTTTATTATCTTTGCAAACTGTTAAATCTTGAAAGCTATTTTGTCACTAAATTTTAAATATAATAATGTTTCCTAATCAAAATTGTAAGTTATTGAAAAGTTTATTTGTAATATTATCTACAACTATTATATTATCTGCTTGTGGGAAAGATTCTCCAAAAACAAATGATTCAAAAACAAATCAAACATTAGGGAATAAAGTAGTCTCCGACTCAAATAAAGAAGGAGCTAATGAGACTATAAAATCTGAAAATGATGGATCTACTGAAATTGAGACTAAAACTAATGTTGATCCAAAACCTATAGTATCTGAACCAACAGAAACATATAATATATTACCTCAACCAAAGGAAGGGGATAATTTCTCTTATCGTGTAACTCAAAAGAGTACTACAGAAATGTCTGGAATTAGAGGAATTGAAGATAAAGTTTATTGTTTCTCAATGAAAGTTACAGGTGTAAACAAAGATGGATCTTATACTATGGACATGGTTTACGACAGCATAAGAGCAATGCAGGAGATGCCACCTAATAAAATGGATTCTTTAGGAAAAAAGATTAGATATAATTCTCAAGATAAAACAACAAAAAAAGTAGCTGGAGCTGATCAATTTGAAGCATTGATTGGTAATAAAGTAATATTAACTTTTTCTAAAAAAGGAGAACTTCGTGAAGTTGCAAATATTGATCCAATTGTTAATGCGATTCTTGGTAATAAGAAAGATAGCATTAAACCTCAAACATTAGAGCAGATAAAATTAGCTTTAAAGTTAGAAGGATTTCAATCTGTTGTTCAACAATTGTTTATGCAATCGTTACCAGAAGACCCAATAATAGCTGGCAAGGAATGGACTAGGAAGGATACTGCTACTGCATTAGGTGTTCCTTCAATTGGACTTTACAGTTATAAACTTGCTGATATTAATGAAGTAAAAGATCGTAAATGTGCTAGAATTATTGTTTCACTATCCTCAACTTTCCCTCAAAAAAAGTTTTCAAATAAAGAACTCAATGCCATTTTAGATGATGCTAAAATGGAAGGTGGTGGTGAAAATTATATAGATATTGAAACTGGTTTCCCAATTTCAAAAAAGACAAAATTAACATCGTTGCTAATCATGACTGGGGAAGGAAAAGTTGGTGAATCAAAAGGTAAGAAACAACAAATATCTCAGAAGATTTCAAATAATACAATAGTTGAGTTATTAAGTTTTGAAAGAAGATAAATTGGATATAAACTTTTGTATTTTTACTTTGTAATTTATTTTATAGAAACTTAATATGTTTTTCAATCTGTAAATGAATTTTTTTTCAATAATAAAAAAAAATGACTGGTTAACTATAGTTGTAATCATTGTAGGTATAACTTTAGCTATTTTGCTTGATGTAATTTTAATAAAAGTTATTTGTGGAATTGCTGCTTTAATAGGAATCTTCTCTTTAACAACCATATTAATAAGTAGGGAAAAAATTGAAAAGGAAGTTTATTCTAAAAATTCCATTTTTGATAGAAATAAAATCAACCCATCAAAACAGTATAGTAATGAAGATGAACAATATGATTTAAATGAAGTAAATGATGGGAATGATTATTCTGAAAATGATTACCAAAAATCTGAATTTCCAGTTAATAATTATCCAATTGATGAGGATTTTAGAATAACTAAAATGCCTAATAAAATTGTCATTACTGAAATTAAACCAAGAAGAAAACGTGCTAAGATTTTTGCATCAACTAAACGAAATCAATCTATTGATGAAATTGTAAACTCTAATCAACAAGTTAACTTAATTGGAAGTAAGAATTTACTATTAAAGAATTTTTTAACTATAATATCAGAAAATGATAATGCCAATAGTAGTGAAAATTCTCCTAGAAAAGAATTCATATCAAACTTAAATCTAGTACTTGAAATTATTTACCGTGCAATACCCTCAAACAGTGTAATGTTTTTTTGGATTAATAATTCATTATCTAATATAATTCCAGAAGTATGCGTTGGTCGTGATAAATTTAATTTTAAAACTGGGGTCTCTATAAATTATTCTAGAGATGTTATTTCAAAAATTGCTCAAAATATTGCTCCAGAAATAATTACAGAATTGAGTGAAGCTTCAGAAACTGAGATGATAAGATATTACAATAAAAGAACAGACATAAAATCTTTTATTGGTCTTCCAATTTTACTACATGGTGAAGTAATTGGTATTCTTGCTTGTGATTCTAAGGAATACTCATGTTATGATGAAAGAACATTGATTTCTCTAACGGATTATTTGAGGTTGATTGGAAATTTAATTTTAGGTTACACGAATAGTTATGATTCAGAACTACCAATTAAGGCATTCAACTCTTTTGATAATATACAAAAAAGCTTAATAGGTTCTAGCGCAAGCCCAGATTCAGTTTCTGAAGCTTTAGTTACTTCAATTACAGATTTGATTCCCTCGGATTATATCGCTGTTGTTTTATTCGATGAACTTAAATTTATTTGGAAAATTTCAGCTTATTACCAAAGTAATTCTCAGATTAGAATCAAAAATTTATTGCCAGATATTAATTCAAGTTTAATAGGTCGTTCAACAAAATATGCTCAAGAAATTTATATTGAATGTTTAACAAATGAAGTTAGATTTTGCAAGTCTGAACAACTTGATAACCAAGGTTCATTTTTAGCAATTCCTTTAATTGGTTCAATGAAGTGTTATGGAGCTGTAGTTATTGAAAGTCAACTGAAATCTGCATTTATCCCAAGAGACATATCTATTATTAGATCTATAGCTAGGTATTCTGCAATGGCAATAG
Above is a window of Chlorobiota bacterium DNA encoding:
- a CDS encoding M1 family metallopeptidase, whose translation is MKKFLIIILFIANYHFIIAWQQRVTYKMDITLDALEHQYKGTQKLTYTNNSSDTLNKVFYHLYYNAFQKGSMMSIYNKEHLLEDNNKSISDFENIPKDEAGLVSVDSLKQNGKLISFTIVGTILEAKLNTPLLPGDSTFLEMEWITIIPKFKRRAGWMNSEGVEFSMAQWYPKLAEYDYSGWHNEEYIRGEFYGVWGDFDVTIKLPSDFIVGSTGAIQNPEEVKCGYEFSNKDTILIPKDKGKGFKTWHFKAENVHDFAWVADREYIHQISHLNNVVIHLLYKKNARDFWFKVSDWTKKILSFYNNLLGKYEYNQITISMAGDRGMEYPQLVMITGFRPEKSLAGVLAHEIGHQWFYGMVGNNETQEAWLDEGFTNFISTEVKSKSLMLTDTTNPYTGFDKIVYNWDNEPWRDLQGYYNLSEFGFDEPLSTYHDKFKNNSNSEIVYSKGETVLRQLRYFLGDNVFWTGMKLYVTSWKFHHPTLRDFELCMENASGVKLDDFFNNWIGTTKKCDYSLNNLQSNKTIGGFLTSIEISKNGEISMPLDILLTYSDGSTSSALVPLENYYKDNIYFRLPPWRSVSKEYQTKFITPKEVVKAEIDHSLMLADLDRTNNVATTDLISNLLPNVQTAIYKRWDLKRPLSSYSIRFRPSLWYSDFDGVQIGFIADGGYVFNKYNSKIGLYYNFKSNRIDYDLQYSTRVNELGRDAKLNLGLTNYFGNQIWDIGFDKIIREELNSKSINTIGIKATRNYNLILENDNVNYITLYHKFSNSSNKLSIKTTSKFFSSFLSQNSFLQWTIDVKLNFLINKFQLEGNFFTGVSTGDLPNLFKFNLAGSRELEIQDNVVHNLVKNINPKFMQSIGLILPQQGFMPSLGSDSTGNNFADNIIGCKITLNDLLKSNAITKIKWFDFGLYSGLGVVFNNFKSVSINDINFEIGATAYLKPLLLLPNVIEDAINSPNDIKLMIWFPAYTISRTNTNISGIKFGVSISN
- a CDS encoding diguanylate cyclase; amino-acid sequence: MNFFSIIKKNDWLTIVVIIVGITLAILLDVILIKVICGIAALIGIFSLTTILISREKIEKEVYSKNSIFDRNKINPSKQYSNEDEQYDLNEVNDGNDYSENDYQKSEFPVNNYPIDEDFRITKMPNKIVITEIKPRRKRAKIFASTKRNQSIDEIVNSNQQVNLIGSKNLLLKNFLTIISENDNANSSENSPRKEFISNLNLVLEIIYRAIPSNSVMFFWINNSLSNIIPEVCVGRDKFNFKTGVSINYSRDVISKIAQNIAPEIITELSEASETEMIRYYNKRTDIKSFIGLPILLHGEVIGILACDSKEYSCYDERTLISLTDYLRLIGNLILGYTNSYDSELPIKAFNSFDNIQKSLIGSSASPDSVSEALVTSITDLIPSDYIAVVLFDELKFIWKISAYYQSNSQIRIKNLLPDINSSLIGRSTKYAQEIYIECLTNEVRFCKSEQLDNQGSFLAIPLIGSMKCYGAVVIESQLKSAFIPRDISIIRSIARYSAMAIEVSHSSRAITTSVIYDETTGFYNRKHLLNELTNEIERSNNFSNDLSFLLVTVDTNSTFDSLTMEEFEEYVFKVIGNLIAENILSFEFIGRYNETTFGVVLIGKKDQDAYLWSEKIRKQIVGNLITFKEKKISITVSIGINDFQKGITTDSIISGASQALNKASTSGGNTVVLY
- a CDS encoding aminomethyl transferase family protein; its protein translation is MKVISPNLSLYNLAQSKSVFVKHNRGLILGTGNDRLDLLHRLSTNSTRDLKQGDEVENILTTDKGRIFSILRILAFKDQIIMVTPDSITAENTISWLEKYTIMDDFKTKNISKDYKVISIFGDDTSEIVTSLFGVTPPDKGKYATIFIAEKEAFIIRSNRFTGATSFSIILPIEIYDFLTNIISEVIPEIDNETYLTFRIEAGLPTFGSELNENYNPLEAGITNLISWTKGCYIGQEVIARLDTYDKVQRHLCGLVLNQNVKDHEYDLLTINSIDDDARIGTITSICFSPKLNKTICLGYIKTKYAIPELNVNVNHENLKISDALITKIPFI